The following coding sequences lie in one Arachis hypogaea cultivar Tifrunner chromosome 9, arahy.Tifrunner.gnm2.J5K5, whole genome shotgun sequence genomic window:
- the LOC112708992 gene encoding protein MAIN-LIKE 2-like, giving the protein MWFRTLTSLFLSGDIQIGVIQCQSAMINALIERWRPETHTFYYPVGECAVPLEDVVIILGLPTNGLPVTGSPMSSFEALEAECLHQFGIAPRKTDCRESFIKLTWFRGLKDRIVLTDDIHIQRYVKCHIMLLFGTILFGDKLGAAVH; this is encoded by the exons atgtgGTTTAGGACTTTGACGTCGCTTTTTCTATCTGGGGACATTCAG ATTGGAGTCATCCAATGTCAGTCAGCAATGATTAATGCTCTAATTGAGAGATGGCGGCCTGAGACTCACACATTTTATTATCCAGTTGGTGAGTGTGCTGTGCCGTTGGAGGATGTTGTGATAATTCTCGGTCTGCCGACAAATGGTCTTCCGGTTACAGGATCGCCCATGAGTAGTTTTGAGGCCTTGGAGGCCGAGTGCTTGCACCAGTTTGGGATTGCACCGAGGAAGACGGACTGTAGAGAAAGCTTTATAAAATTGACGTGGTTTAGGGGTTTGAAAGATCGAATAGTGTTGACTGATGATATTCACATTCAGAGGTACGTAAAGTGTCACATAATGTTGTTATTTGGGACAATTCTGTTTGGAGACAAGTTGGGTGCAGCGGTGCACTGA
- the LOC112710650 gene encoding uncharacterized protein: MSTRRESSENGDTRKRLKPEGEEEGKAEADSVRTVQEEEMEANITGSEEMELNISLILEKIENFTQRVSELLESGKTMFKELSNEFEEKLIMIHKEQVEKWQEEIKELRAIDASNEEANAVLHNARYLLQLNQND, encoded by the exons ATGTCAACTCGAAGGGAAAGCTCAGAGAATGGAGATACAAGGAAACGCTTGAAACCTGAG GGGGAAGAAGAGGGGAAAGCTGAAGCAGATTCAGTACGTACTGTACAAGAGGAAGAAATGGAGGCCAACATTACTGGATCTGAGGAAATGGAACTGAATATCTCTCTTATTCTTGAGAAAATTGAGAATTTTACTCAAAGG GTGTCTGAGCTCTTGGAATCAGGGAAAACAATGTTTAAGGAATTAAGCAATGAATTTGAGGAGAAACTGATTAT GATTCATAAGGAGCAAGTGGAGAAATGGCAGGAAGAAATTAAAGAATTGCGTGCAATTGATGCCTCAAATGAGGAAGCTAATGCTGTTCTGCATAATGCTCGATATCTACTTCAGCTCAATCAGAATGATTAG